A genomic segment from Tachysurus fulvidraco isolate hzauxx_2018 chromosome 21, HZAU_PFXX_2.0, whole genome shotgun sequence encodes:
- the LOC113646569 gene encoding tubulin-specific chaperone A-like yields the protein MADPRIRQIKIKAGIVKRLAKEEVFYIKEANEQEERVERLKAEAKDEYLIKKQVEVLQESKMMIPDCHRRLAMAHADLQQLLEMVVDLEELEEFKEARSLLDSVKLEG from the exons ATGGCGGATCCAAGAATACGGCAGATAAAAATAAAGGCTGGTATCGTAAAACG GCTGGCTAAGGAAGAGGTCTTCTACATAAAGGAGGCAAACGAGCAGGAAGAGAGAGTCGAGCGTCTGAAAGCTGAGGCAAAGGATGAGTATCTGATCAAGAAACAG GTGGAGGTGTTGCAGGAGTCGAAAATGATGATTCCAGACTGTCACCGCCGTTTAGCAATGGCTCATGCTGATCTGCAGCAGCTGTTG GAAATGGTGGTGGATCTGGAGGAATTGGAGGAATTCAAGGAGGCCAGAAGTCTTTTAGACTCTGTCAAACTGGAGGGATGA